The DNA segment AaactaaccaaccaaccaatctACCAATCTATCTACCAACCAACTCACTAACCAACCAACCAGCTAACCAACCAAACTACCAACAAAACTACCAACCAACCTGCCAATCTACCACCCTAACAACCAATCTACCAACCAACCTATCAACTTATCAACCAACCCACCAACCAACCTATCAACTTACCAACCAACCTATCAACTTATCAACCAACCCACCAACCAACCTATCAACTTGCCAACCAACCTACCGACCAACTAACCAACTAACCCACCAACCTGCCAATCTACCAACCTACCAACCAATCAACTAACCTACCAACATACAAACCAACCTGCCAACCAAGCAACCAACCAACTAACCAACTAACCTCCCAACCTACAAACCAACTTACCAATCAACTAGCCAACCTACCTATCAACCTACCAATCAACCAACTAACCAACCTACCAGCCAACCAACTAACCAACCTACTAACCAGTCAACCTGTCCATATCTCGGCCTGGTGTACATTTTGTCCACAAAGCCAGTGCCCCACTCACCTGCTACCTGGTACTCTGTTGTAAATATGAACGTCTCCATGGTTGCAGCCATTTCTGTCTGTATTTGAAAATCTgtgaaaaagagataaagagagacaCTCCTGCTACCGTGACTTTAGGACAGCACGAGGCTAAAGGAAGTCAGGGTGTCTCTGTGAATGAGAAGCTCAGAGGCTGGTGGGAGACACGTGGTGGTGGTGAGGGCAGGTGTTCCATCTCTGCCTGGGGACCGTGCTTGGTCCTGGTCCTGGGTTCCCTCTTTCTGACACTTGCTTTGGGGCCTGCAGGTTGCTGAGGCCCTGTCCCTGCTCAGAGGGAGAGGAGGCTGCTGTGGGCTTCTCCCCTACAGGTCACCTCCGCCTATCTCCCTGAGCCTGGCTCCTGGTCACCCCTGCCCTTTTGGACTAGGCCTCTGTGGTCCAGCGTTTGTCTTCTCCCGCACCTGTTGTTGTGATGAGGCAGGAAGTCTCACTCTCAGGACGGCCTTCGGGGCTTGCCTGAGGCTTCTCTTCACCTGGGGGAGAGAGTAAGTGATGCTGGTGGAGCTAAACACAGGAGTCAGGGCCTCACTCCCACCCCGTCTGCCCCAGGCAGCCGGCCCCAGACACGCCCGAGGAGGCAGGAATCCTGGTGTGGGCACTTCGCCAGGGATGCCACCCCACATGGTTCCACACCAGGGGCACTGGGAAGCGGTGAAGTGGTCTCAGCAGAGCAGACGAGGCTGAATTCTAACTCTGACCCTAGCTGTCCCCAAAACTCTGAGCAATGCTttctccccagcctccctccccagtCCTGGTTTCCATCTGTGACTTGGAAACAGGTCATAATAATACGAATGCCATTGAACCATTGGGTGGAGCAGAGATGCACTAAGGGACGGCTGCTTCTGTGCCAGGCTCTCCACTTCTCCTGAGGGGTCAGCAACCCTGGCTCTGCCCTGCCTCTCACCCTCTTCCAAGGAAGCAGCAAGCATTCCCTGGCTGTCAGGGTGGCCCAGGGAAGCAGCTAAGGGAACAAAACAGCCTCCCTAGGGAACCCAAGAGAAGGACATGGAGTATGAGAAGTGCAGTGAGCAAGAAAACCAGGAATACTTGTGGTTGAAtgtaagtcactttttttttttgagacggagtcttgctattgcccaggctggagtgcagtggtgtgatctcagctcactgcaactccacctcctgggttcaagtgattctcctgcctcagcctcccaagtagctgggattacaggcacccaccaccacgcccagataatttttgtatttttagtagagacggggtttcaccatgttggccaggctggtctcgaactcctgacctaaagtgatctgcccgccttggcctcccagagtgctgggattacaggtgtgagccactgtgcccagcctgcatgtAAGTCACTTTTGATTGTCGTGATACTAATAAGATTTCAGAAGGAAGACAGCAGGAGACCTCGACATTGGTGGGCTGAGCGtttgcatgagtgtgtgtgtgtgtgtgtgtgtgtgcgcgcgtgcgcgcgcgcgcatgtGCACTGAGTAAGTCCCGACTCTgcacattttatgtttatttttacaagCTCAGCTGGGGAATGGCACAAGGGGAAGGAGCATGCTGACCGCGGAGGGCTGTTCAGATCATGCATTTACACGATCACCAGTAAGAGGAAAAATGTGTGAGTGGGAAACTGGACTTGCCCTTGGAGCCAGAGGAGGCCTTGGTGGCTTAGAGAAGTAGTGGACTTAGGACCAACTACGAGGCAGCATCTAGGGTGCTTAGGAGAGggctttccttctcttctgtctcCAACCTTTCTCCCCACTTAGGGCACAGGGGGACCTTCAGTGAAGGAGCCCTTAGAGTCCATCtggtctatttaaattttttttttttctcagaatgagaaaaaatggaAGCCCAGGGAGATCAAGGGTCTTGTCCAAGGACCACTCTTGTCCAGCAGGAGTGGTCAGGGATTCCACCCTGGTCAGCCTGATGGAGCAAAGCAACATTGTGGACCCCAGAAGGGAGCCACCCTACCTGGAAACTGACTGGTCTCCATTTCACCTGTGCATATGAGCTGGGGCTGGGTCCACCTTGTCTTCCCATGGGTCATTTTGCAGACGCTCTCAGCAGGACCTCTGTGTAGAGCCCTGTATCCCTGGACGCACTGGTAGTAAACCGTCTGCCCCACCACGAAATGATAAATTCTCTCTGTGGCTTCATTTTCCCACGGTGGAGGTTCCCTGCAGTGACCTGGAAGATGGAAGGAACGCTCTGAAGGCAAGTTGGGGACAGCACCGCGAGTGAGTCCAGGTTGCCTCTTGCTAGGGACTGGACCTTGGTTCTTACTCTCTTGACTGCTTGCTCATCCTTTCATTCAACCAATATATGTTGAGAACGTCTGAGCGTGGGGAAGTTTGCTAGGCCCTGTAGGAAGGCACGAAGACCCTGTCACTCCTGCAAGGGGTGGACAGTGGATTGCGTaagaaaggcatgtgaaggaTAGCAGACGTTGGCAATGGGAACACAGAGGAATGAGCGATTCATTCTGGTTGGTGCTGCCCCGAGACAGGAACGCCACAACTGCCTCTTGGAAGACAGTGCAGGTGTTGACAGTGGACAGGAGTGGGCGGGGCAGTCTCAGCTGAGACACAAGGGTAGGCTCAAGCCTATTTGGGCCAATGGAGCATGAAGACCACCTTGGATTTCTGCTGGACAAGTGAGGAAGTGCATTCTTGGGGGCAGCGGCTGGGCATCTTGGGATGATGTCGGAAGGATTGGGGACAACACCAAAGCCAGGAGGAGGGACGGGCTGAGGGAACCTCAGAGAAATGGAGCACCATCTCTGATCAAGCCACACCTGAAGGTTGACACACATGCGCCCTTTCAAGACGTCTCAAAATTTCCCATCCCCAGAACTTTCCACTCACCCAACTACATCCCGGGCCTGATGGACCTGTGGCCTGAGACCATGTCTTGTTCTGATTAAATCTCTGAATTCCCTACCCACAGCCCCCAACCTGGACATACGGAATTGTATGTGCCCTCTAACCCCAGCCTGTGAAACTGCGCACGTGCTCTGAACTTCCAGACTCTCCCCAACCCCGCATACCCAACAGAGCCTCTGTAAATATCCTCCAGAGCCTCTTCCCCAGCAGGAAGCTGGGTGGCCCTGTCCCAGGCTGGCTCCTGCCATGTGGCACCTTGAACATCACGACTGAACTTGTGTTTTGGTCTCAGGATAAAAGGTTGTTTGACAGCCAGTACAATTCGTAACTGTCTGAACATGTTTGAATTGGGTTTGCTTCTTTCCAATGAAAACACCCAAACTGAGACAATCTTTGAAACATCCCTCAGGCAGAGCCAGCCTTCGAGAAAGGACAACAAGCATTGGCCTCTTTGAAGCCTTCCAATAACTGTGCAGGGTGATATGGGGGAagtagaacaaaacaaacaaatgtgcTTGGAAACACCATTACTGGACAAAGTCGGAGGGGGAAGGAGTACGAGCATCATGTTGCAACTGTGCCCCTAGATaagtctgttttaaaaaataaaataatggaagcTGTAAGTAAATTCAAACTCCTTTAAAATAAGTAATCAGCAGAAAGTTTCCTCATCTAATCTGGGAGACCTGAGGTCTGATTCCAGCCCTACTATGTGAGCTTAGCcaaatctttttatcttttctgcatctcagtttcttcaGTAAGTTGAAGTAACCCTTCCTGGTCCTGACTCATTGTATAGCCAGGCTCAAATGGGATGGTATCTGATACAGTTCTTTGTAAGGTTGTAAAATCAGCCAAGGGCTCTGAAGTCTCCTAAGGTTAGCCTGACCTTAGAAAGCTCAATTCTTCCTAGCAggttctgtgggttttttttcttttttgttttgtttttttgaggggggacagagtcttcctctgtcactcaggctggagtgcagtgatgcaatctctgctcactgcaacctccacctcctgatttcaagcaattctcatgccttggcctcctgagtagctgggactacaggcatccaccaccatgcccagcttaatttttgtatgattgtagagacaaggtttcaccatgttggccaggctggtctcgaactcctgacctcaagtgatctgcctgcctcagactcccacagtgctgggattacaggcgtgagccactgcgcccagcccattttcttGACACCATGACTGAATCCCAATTCAGTCATGGGAAAGCAGAGAGCAGACAAGGGACAGCCACAGTGCCCACTCATGCACAGACTGCTGGCCAGGACACACGCATCTGGAGCTTTTGAGACTCACAAGTGTGGCATGCACATTTTACAACCTTGCCCTGGAAGAAATACCGGGAAGCAAGTAATTTTTTTGCGGTGCGTTGTCTTGTGCTTAAGGGGAAGACGCAGAGCgtttccttgagggcagggatcgTTGTCACACTCTTGTTTGTGTCTTCTATcagcagggcctggcacacagaccCAACAGACGCTTTTAAGTTGAGTTGAATTTGGGTTGAATTCTATTTGGCCAGTTACCAAACCAGGGAGTAAGCCCAGACCTGGATTGGCTGCCGTCAGATTGGCTTCAGTTGCTGAGCAAACAGCCTCTGAGCAACTCTGCACTAGTTCTTGTCTGCAATGATGTCTTGGGAGGACGGAGCCACATGCATGTGTTTATAGAAGGCAGGGCAGACCTTCTTCCTTTGGGTACACATCATCTGCCTGCAGGAGAAGGGTGCGCTAGCAGGAGTTAGCTGGAGGACAGATTCATCTCTCACCTGGAAGGCTCGCTTGGTCCACTGGCTGCATTGgactttgcatttctgtggttttcctttctttctgttcttcaggTTGAGGTGTCACTTGTTTCGTTGTGTTCCGAGTGGCTAGAAAATATAGATGGAATGATGCAGATAATTTCACAAATGCTTCATAGAAAACActgttcatgtattcattcacttGAGAAGCACACCTGTCCGGGGCCCACGATGTGTCTGGTGGTGTCTGGCTGCTGAGCTTACAAATACGAAACCAGAGTATGCCCTCCCAGCACCGGCCTCTGGGTATTCAAGTGCATATGGCAATGCCCACGACATGTTTTTGAGCGTGTGTATGCGTGTCTGTGCATGTCATGTATGTTGTGTCTGTGTATGTCATGTATGTTACGTGTCTGTGTATGTCATGTatgttatgtgtgcatgtgtgtgtctctcACCAAAAGGGACTCCTTGCTTGCTGTCAATTGTCTCTGTGTTGTTTGACAGCAGCAGGAGTGGTCTCACTCCACAACACACTGATCCTTTGCTCCCTAAGGCTGTTCAGAATGCTTAAAGTTAGAGACGCCATCTTAACACAATGACAAGGAAACTTCTAGAACAGCCTTCTCTGTTGTGAAGAGTTTGGCAAAGGAGTTGAGTCTGAGTGCCCCAGTGAGGGGGGTGATCAGTATTCCAGCTCAGGATAAAAGAGGGTGtctaggtcaggtgtggtggctcacacctataattccagcactttgggaggctgacgcaggaggactgcttgagcccaggagtttaagaccagcctggacaacatggggaaaccccatcactaacaaaaatacaaaatattagccaggcatggtggtgtgcgcctataaggtccaggcaggagaatcacttgaggccaggagttcgagaccagcctggccaacatggcgaaaccccatctttgctaaaaataaaaaaattagccaggcatggtggtgcacacctgtagtcccagctacttgggcagctgcggcacaagattcacttgaacccaggaggtggaggttgcagtgatctgagattgtaccactgcaccccagcctgggcaacagagcgagactgtctcaaaaataaaaataaaattgtgtggccgggcactgtgactcatgcctgtaatcccagcattttgggtggctgagatgggcggattactcaaggtcaggagtttgagaccaacctggccaacatggtgaaaccccatctctactaaaaatgcaaaaattagccaggcatggtggagggtgcctgtaatcccagctactcaggaggctgaggcaggagaatcacttgaagccaggaggcggaagttgcagtgagccgagatcgcgtgccattgcactccagcctaggcaacagagtgagagtctgtctcccaaaaaaaaaaaaaaaaaaaaaaaaaaaaattgtgtttagtGAATGACTTTTCAGGAACCACTAAAATTAGTTATCCTGTAGACTGGACTGGCCCATTTGTGTCTATAGGGCTGAGTGAACAAAAGCTGGGCTCTGTCTCACTCTTTGCTGCAGTTCTTTTGTTCTTGGTAGTCACAGAAGGGACACTTACCAGAGCTTGTGCATTGACATTGGTTGTCCCAGGACGAGTGGCTAGAGTTTCCTGTACAGAGCATATAGAGTGACCCGCTTTTTATTCTGCGGAAACCTCTCTTGCATTCACAGTTCAACATGGTTCCTTCCTTGTAGGccatggctttgaatgtggcgtGTGTGATCTCTGGCGGGTCATCGTCACAGAgctctgcaaagcaaaagaagccTATTAGGAACTCAAGAGGCCCCAGGCAAGTACTCACATATTTAATCCTATAATGACTTAATCACATATTTCTTCACTTTATTTAAAAGATGGTATGCCCTACTTTTTGTGAGAAAGCAACTAAGGCTGCTACCATTGTTCTTTAGAAACCTTTGTATCAGAGCTGGCTCAAAAATTAACTACAACCAAGCTCCTCTCCAAAGCACAATGTATTTCAAACTAGATGAGTAGAAATTAACAAGGTTTTATTCCGAATATGCCTCATGTCAAGCAAGTATGGAGAGAGGAGGGTCAAGGaatgtgaagaaagaaagaagcaaagttACGTACATTTAATTGAGGGGCAAAATGTGTCTGTGCAAAATACTTTTAAGGATATACGAGTTGTTAGACTTTCTATAATTAATGACTGTGCGccatttttttgagaaatatacaGAAAGTGCTTCACTCAATGTCTGGCAAATAGGAAATGTGTATTTCTCACCCACCTGCCCACCTCTGAGTTCACCAAATACCTTCTTATATTATGAAGACCTTACCCTCCCTCAGCCTGAAAAATGGACTCTGGTATCTCACTAAAGGCACCAGAAGCAGTGGTCAAACATCAAACTATTAAAAGGAAAAGTGGCACAGGtctaatcagaaaaataattccattGCCTACTTTGCAACAAGTTCTCTGCTCTAAGAGATTAGATTTCGGGGGGAAATATCACATGCTGGATAAAGGAAGTGGACGGGGAGATGACAGGGACAGGAAGAGGCAGGAAAGCAGGAGTCTGTGGCCTCTCCATCAATGGAAGCCCACACGGAGGCTGATCAGGGCTGCTGGCTGTACTTATGGCTGTGGGTTGGCCGGTTGTGTATTGGTCATTCAGGTTGAGTGAAGCTTCTCTGTGCCCTTAGACTCTGCCCAGCATCTTGTCCTCCGGAAGACCATCCCCATCCAATGGCTCAGGACTCTCCTGTCTCCCCTAAGAACTGAAGGTAgggaggctgggtgcaatggctcatgcctgtaattccagcactttgggacgccaaggcgggtagatcacatgaggtcagcagttcaaaaccagcctggccagcatggtgaaaaccacagtctctactaaaaatacaaaaaaattagccgggcgtggtggcatgtgcctgtggtcccagttacttgggaggctgaggcaggagaatcgcttgaacccaggaggcagaggttgcagtgggccgagagcacaccactgcactccagcctgggagacccagcaagactctgtctcaaaaaaaaaacaaaaaaacaaaaaaacaaaaacgaagatAGGGAGAAATCAGACAGCTTGGCCCATCTCTAACCAACAAGGGACTAAGCAAAAGCAATTTAAATGGGCTCCATGGGCCAGAAATTACAGTGGAACAGGCaacataagtgctcaataaatgctggtAATCTCATGATAAGGCAAGAGCAGCAGCATGGTGGGAAGGAGAAAGATGGGTTTCTAACTTCTAGCTCCAGCAGCTTACAAGCtacatagttttattattttacttctctaAGGCTCAGCTTCGTGctgtaataattattattttattgatttaataaTTATAGCAAATAATATACTAAGGTAACTTGAAGAAAGCCTGGAAAATAACAGGTATGGAATAGATGGTAGTtctgttcctttcctttttctcactGTCCAGAAGAAGAGAATGGTAATTCAGATAGAGACTGGACTGAAGTTTACCTTAACCTTTAACTCCTGCAAAAGTTTGTCTCTCTGTACTTCTCATATCACTGGTACCATTTGTTGGCACTTATTATGGATCAACACCAACCAATATTTTAAGTATCAGAAGATAAATCTGTTACTAAAGCAAGACATGGATAATAATCAGAAAAACCAGTGAAGACTTCTGCTTCCAGCCATCACAGAGTAACTGGGACCAAAACTTACGTTTCTGCTGAAACAGCTGTAAAACCAGCCCAAATGTATACAGCAAGTGCTTTCAGGTGCTGAACAACAGGCAGCTCAGGGCTACATGATTTTGGAGGAGGGAAACACATGAGAGGCGCCCACAGTTGCCCTGGCTTCCTTCCTGGGGTGCTTTCCTTCCCGGCAGCACCCAGGTGGAATCCAAGCAGAGTGGTTTCATTGACGTGACATGACTGGGATTTGTGGGGTGGGGCTCTGGAGAGGGCACTGCATGAAGGTCGCCCCAAAATTATGTATAGGGGTCCACCTCAGGTTCTTAGCCAAGAGCTGGTCTGAACCTGAACAGGGCAGAACTCAGTGAGACTTAGCCCTGATTGTCCATTGTGAGGGCTGAGAGAAGAAGAGTTATGctaagttttatttataaaaacaggtgtCTGAGCTGTGGGTTGTAGTTTTCCAATCCTGCTCTAGAGAAAGAGACATCCCTAGGATGAATTTCAAAACCAAAATAGACCTGCCCTTACAAAGATTAAAACCAAGCCTAACAGACAAGAGGATGCGCTAGTCATTTAACTGCCTGGCAGAGCAAAATGCATTACCTTTTAAAGGACCATAAGATAATCTAGACCTTTTATAATGCATAGCTCATAATATCcagcaaattaaaagaaaatctagacatgtgaagaaacaggaaaatgtgacctACTTGACCTACTCAAAAAAGTGCTCAATAGAAACAGACCTGTaaaattgggtgtggtggctcatgcctgtaatcccagcactttggggcgacaaggcaggtggatcatctgaggtcaggagttcgagaccagcctggccagcatggtgacatcccatctatactaaaaatacaaaaaatcagccaagtgtggcagcgcatgtctgtagtcccaggtacttgggaggctgaggcaggagaattgcttgagcctgggaggtggaggttgcagtgagccgagcaccccagcctgggttgCAGAgtgagtgagagtctgtctcaaaaaaaaaaaaaaaaaaagacccctaAAATGACCCAGATTTTGGAATTAGCacaaaagaagtttaaaacaGTTATAATTATGCTCAATGACTTAAAGCAGAGGTCAGTAAACTACGACCTGCAGATTtgctgccatttatttatttatttatttatttatttatttttgagacagagttttgctcttgttgcccaggctggagtgcaatgatgcaatcttgactcactgcaacctctgccccctgggttcaagcgattctcctgcctcagcctcccaagtagctgggattataggcgtgcgccaacacgtctggctactttttgtgtttttagtagagatgaggtttcaccacgttggccaggctggtctcgaactcctgacctcaggtgatccacctgcctcggcctcccaaagtgctaggattacaggagtgaggtaCTGTGTTCAgtggtttatttttataaataaagttttattggaagaaAGACACacccatttatttacattttgtctatggctgcttttctgctataatggcagagttgagtagttgcagtGGAGTAACATCGCCAGgtagcctaaaatatttactctctggccctttcagaaaaaaattgccaactgctaatttaaagaaaaaatggttaTAATGAGTGAAACAACAGGATATCTCAGTAGATAAATGAaaactagtaattttttttttgaaatggagtcttgctgtgttgcccaggctggagtgcagtggcgcaatcttggctcactgaaacctctgcctcccagattcaagtgattctcctgcctcagcctcccaaatag comes from the Pan troglodytes isolate AG18354 chromosome 8, NHGRI_mPanTro3-v2.0_pri, whole genome shotgun sequence genome and includes:
- the IL2RA gene encoding interleukin-2 receptor subunit alpha precursor — protein: MDSYLLMWGLLTLIMVPGCFAELCDDDPPEITHATFKAMAYKEGTMLNCECKRGFRRIKSGSLYMLCTGNSSHSSWDNQCQCTSSATRNTTKQVTPQPEEQKERKTTEMQSPMQPVDQASLPGHCREPPPWENEATERIYHFVVGQTVYYQCVQGYRALHRGPAESVCKMTHGKTRWTQPQLICTGEMETSQFPGEEKPQASPEGRPESETSCLITTTDFQIQTEMAATMETFIFTTEYQVAVAGCVFLLISVLLLSGLTWQRRQ
- the IL2RA gene encoding interleukin-2 receptor subunit alpha isoform X2 produces the protein MDSYLLMWGLLTLIMVPGCQAELCDDDPPEITHATFKAMAYKEGTMLNCECKRGFRRIKSGSLYMLCTGNSSHSSWDNQCQCTSSATRNTTKQVTPQPEEQKERKTTEMQSPMQPVDQASLPGHCREPPPWENEATERIYHFVVGQTVYYQCVQGYRALHRGPAESVCKMTHGKTRWTQPQLICTGEMETSQFPGEEKPQASPEGRPESETSCLITTTDFQIQTEMAATMETFIFTTEYQVAVAGCVFLLISVLLLSGLTWQRRQRKSRRTI
- the IL2RA gene encoding interleukin-2 receptor subunit alpha isoform X1, with protein sequence MDSYLLMWGLLTLIMVPGCQAELCDDDPPEITHATFKAMAYKEGTMLNCECKRGFRRIKSGSLYMLCTGNSSHSSWDNQCQCTSSATRNTTKQVTPQPEEQKERKTTEMQSPMQPVDQASLPGHCREPPPWENEATERIYHFVVGQTVYYQCVQGYRALHRGPAESVCKMTHGKTRWTQPQLICTGEMETSQFPGEEKPQASPEGRPESETSCLITTTDFQIQTEMAATMETFIFTTEYQVAVAGCVFLLISVLLLSGLTWQRRQNLWNSCGLERCNSLEKMAQQRPALQHESRAHDFPTQPLPMEDPGQHLC